The sequence TTTCCAAAATCGTTGTTCCCCTTCCCTTTGCTCCATATTGCCCTTTTTTTGTCTCAGGATGTTCTTTCTCGTATATCTGTTTTCTTTTTAATAACGCTTCTGCTAATTCAACAGGGTTGAAGTCCTTGCGTTTCAAATTCTCCTGAAGTTCAATATCAAACTCGTCAAGTTCTGTAGTGTTGTGAAAGACAGTTGCTTTTATCTTTTCCCAGCCAAGATTCTTTACCGCAATGAGTCGCCTGTAGCCAGTAATCAACTCCCAGTTGCTGTTCACCGCTATCGGATGTATCAAGCCGACATTACCAATGCTATCCTGAAGTGACTTAATATCTCCCAAATCATTTCGTATACGCTTTTTAACTACAATTTTGGAAATATCTATATCAGTCATTTAACAACTCGCTCTCTATAAAATTATCTAAATCCGTAATATCCGGATTCTGTCCGTTCACCAATCCATATGGCGTGCCACTGCCTGCCTTGTTCCATTGACGATATTCAACAGGCACTGGACTGTATTTTTGCTTAATACTTTCATATATCTCAATTGGATTTCTATCGGGAACATCTATCCTGAAAAACTGAACATCTTTAGACCACAATGCCTTGAACTCGGGTAGAACCAATATCACTTTGACACCAATCTTCCACAAAGCAAGAGTGTGTTCTAATGAATCCAACTCTATTGCAACATTCGGACTTGACGGATTTTTTGACTTGATTTCAACAAGATATGCCCTGTTGAAACTGCTCGGTTTTGTTATAATAATTGCAGAATCTGGCTTGTATCGGATAAAGTGTGCTGTCGGGTTATTGCCACACTTAAAAAGCGCATCACTAAATGTTTTAGAAATGTTGGTCTCCTGTCCATAATCGGTGACAAGAAAACCATAACGGTTCCTGAAAAAATCACTCACCCGCCTTTTGTATTCACTGTGTAATCTGTCACGATTTGTAAAAGTCATAATATCTCTTTTCTTTTTCCTGTTTCTACCAAGACAAATAAAAAGGGCACTCATCAATGACTGTTATTAAAAACAATCATTGACAAGTGCCCCAGGTATTCCCCGCAAGCACAGGGTTACTACAAAATTAATTCAAAAATTAACTAAAAATCTGGTGTCCAAAAAGTGTCCATCTGGTGTCCAAAATCATACAAAATTATACAAAATCATACAAACAGAAAAATCATATTTTATCGTCGGGCATTTTATTTTCTGACGCATTTTAAAAACCGCTTTAATCTTGATTAAAAGTCAAGTGCTCTACCAGCTGAGCTACGGGCCCCAAATGTATTACAAATTTTAAATCCTAAATCCTAAATTTCAATTAGAAATTTTCCTATAACTAAATAGTCCATTTCAGTTTTCAGGAAACAGTTTATTGCGTCCTCTGGTGTTTCAACTATTGGCTCATTATTATCATTGAAAGATGTGTTTAATATCATCGGGATATTTGTTAAGTTATAGAATGCTTTTACCAAATCATAATATATTCCATTATCAACTTTGTTTACTGTTTGTAATCTTACAGTACCATCTATATGAACAACTGATGGTATTTTTTTCTGTTTCCCTTTTTTTACATTAGCAACGAGTAACATAAACGGACTTTTATGTTTTATATCAAAAAAATCCTGAACTTTTTCTTCTAATACCGATGGTGCATATGGCCTGAATGGCTCTCTGTGTTTTACTCGTTTATTCAGTTTATCTTTCATTTTGGGTTCCCGCGGGTCTGCAAGAATACTTCGGTGTCCTAACGCCCTCGGACCCATCTCAGCGCCTTTTTGGAACCAGCCTACTATTTTCTTGTGTGAAATCAGTTTTGCAGTTTGTTTTATCAGTTCTTGATATGTTCTAAATTTTAGCCATTTAATATTACTATATTTTTCTAAACTTGTCAATATCTCTTGCTCATTATATTCTTTTCCTAAATATACTGTATTTAATGGAACCCTTTTTTTCCCACCTGTTAAACTATAATAACCGTAATATGCACAACCGATAGAAATACCAGCATCATTTGCAGGTGGCAAAATAAATATATTCTTAAATGGCGTATTGTCTAATATCTTTCTATTTGCTACACAATTTAGTGCTACACCACCATTAAAACAGAGATTTTTTATTTTTGTTTTTTGATATAAATCATTCGCTAAATGGACGATTGCAGCTTCTAACTCGTTTTGGACTTTATAAGCAATATCTTTATAGAACTGGTTTTCATATTTTAGGCCAATTTTTTCATCATTGATTTTATCCTGGATTTTCCATCTAGCATATTTTAGTTTGACATCCTGGATTGGGATTTTTATTTTTCCATTGTTTTCCAGACGAATAAGTTTTTCCCAGTGTATCCTTTTTTTTCCATATGGTGCAAGTCCCATCAGTTTTCCGGCTTCCGGATATTTTGTGTTTACTTCTTGTTCTGGAATATCTGCTGGTAAAAGATTGGTATAAAAATCAAGTTGTTTAGTAAAATACTCATAAAAAAAACCGAGCGAAAAAAAATTCTGTGGAAGTGGATAGACAGGTAACAGTTCTTGATAAATCCGATTAATCCTATTATTTTCACCGATAAAAAAGGTATGTGCTTCAATAGAATTGTTTGTAGTATTACCAGTAGCATCTACAACCAAGATTGCACTTTTCTTAAATGGCGAGGCAAAATATACTCCAAACGCATGTGCTAAATGATGTCCTGGTTGTGGTAGTGTTTTGATTTTGTTTTTGTTTTTAATTGGTATTTCTTTCTTTAATATTTCTGCTGAAATATCGTTACCTGGTATATTACCAACTATCAAATCCAGTGTATCAAGCGATATTCCAGCATAATTTAAACAATAATTGATTGACTTCATTGGTGAAACTGTATTGTTTTGTCTAAGAACTGTATTACATAAAATCCCTCGGCTATGTTTTAGCCTGTCAAGTCGTTCTTCTTCAATAGCAACCAATATTTTACCGTCTTTTAACAGACAGGCACTTCTATCGTGACTTAAATTGACTCCTAATATATAAACCATCTGATTTAAGAAAACATTGTAGTCACAGATTAACACAGATTAAACATCAATACACAGATGAACACAGATGTCTTATCCGTGTTTATCATCTTTTTTATCTGTGTTCATCAGTGGTTAATTCTATAATTTCCTGTACTTCAAGGAATTCCGGTGAGATTTTTTTTTCACTGATAAGTTTAACCAGTTTTTTCTTTGCCATTTCCTGTCTGCTTTCAATTTTTTCAGTCAGATAAATATCAACCCATATTTTAGCCGACTTCTCATATTCGCCAAGTTTATCCTTATAGATATTGCCTAAAATATTTTTTAATTCAAACGGGCAGTCCGGATATTTTACTGCTTCTTCAAGTTTTGTAATCACTTCATGAAACCTGTTTTCTTTTGAATAAATAATAGCGGCTGCACACAGATGAAACAGATAATACTGCGGATTGTATTTAAGCCCTTCGTTAAAAAAATCTAGCGCTTCGTCATATCTTGTAAGATTCCAAGCAAGCGATGAACCACCGTATAAATATACATACTTAAAATACGGGTCTATTCTTACACAGCGCCGACACATTGCCAACAGGTATCTGTATCGGCCGTAATCACCTTTACGTTTGTCATCTTTTTCATACTTACGATATTTTTCTTCTGTTACCTCGTCTTCCCAGCCACCGCCGCCATAATACTGCAATGTCTGAATCCAAGCCACATCTGCAAAGATTCGGCGCATCCCGAACAAAAAACCTGCAAAATCAACTGGTTCTGTTTTTTCAGTAACAATGTTCTGTGGTGCGGGATACGGATAATTAAAATTCTTGTTTGCCCACCAGCCAGTTAATGCAAGAACCAACAATAACAAAATTACAGAAACTGTTTTCATAGAATTCCCGAACTGCCTAAAATTTTTTTAATATCAGTTGTAATCTCTGAATTATCTATCTTAAAGATATCTTCCTTGTTCTCAAACTCGTCAACAAAATTGTTGTTGTATCTGATGGAACCGATAGTTTCAAGCCCGTTGATTTTATTTATATTCTCATTATGTAATTTATTAAGCACCAGATATTTTTGCTGAATTCTTATTGGCAGCGATTCCGCTGTTTTATTCACATTTTCAGCCGCAATAATAGATATTTTTGTCGGCTCTGCAACTATAAAAAGTATATCAACCTCATTACTTGTCCGACGAGAAAGATGCTCAAGCCCGGCTTCATTATCAATCACAACATATTTGTAGTGGCTGCTCAATTTTTTTAGAAATTCTCTTAAAAGATTGTTTACCGCACAATAACAGCCGGGTCCTTCAGGACGCCCCATAACAAGCATATCAAAACCTCTCTCCGTTTCTATAACACACTCCTGTATCTTTATATTAAGCCATTCAACTTTTGAGATACCCGCTGGATTTTTTTTGAACTCATCTTCTCTTATATCGGCAATCGTTCTTTCCCAATCCATACCAAGATAATAGCCAAGATTACTATTGGGGTCAGCATCTATCGCCAGAACAGGTGTTTTATTATTCTTAACAAGTTGTTTCACAATCAACGCTGCAATTGTTGTTTTACCAACACCGCCTTTACCAGCTACTGCTATAATCATATTAGATTTTCAGATATTTCTTTTGTATAAGCAACTATTTTTTCGGCTATTTTTTCGTCAAGCGAGCCACACCCACAAGATGGTGTAATAATATATCTTTCTTGAAGTAGTTGCTCGTTAACATTTTTTTTCAGCAGTATTTCAATCTTTTGTTTAAAATTAGCAATAAGTGTTTCAACTGTTTCTGAATGTATCGCATCCGAACTTGGAACAAGTCCCCAAGCCAGCATTCCGTTTCTTTGTAAAAACTGGTTTAATTTTTCAGGATAAAGTACTAACCCGTCAAAAAAACTGTATGCATCAAACGAAATTATATCAATGTTTGTATCCATCAAAATTGACCAGTCGGTATTCCCACAACAGTGAACTCCGGATAGTGAGTTTTCGTTATGGATTCCATCAGAAACCTCATTGAGATATTTTATAACTTCTTCTCTTGAAACCTGTGTAAAAGCACTACCAAACGCAGAAAGATACGGCTCATCAATAAACATAATAATTTTTAATTTTTCATTTTTAATTTTTAATTGTTTCACTTGCCATCTCGCTTTCATTGTGAGTGCCTTTACTATCACATCTACGAACTGCTCATTATAAAAAATAGACCGATTATTCCGGTCAGTAACTTTCAAGCCGAAAGTAATAGGCCCTGTAATTTGACCTTTGATAGCGGGATAGCGAGAGGGCGAGATGGCGAGATGGCGAGTAAATTCGTAAAATCCCACAGCATACTCCGGTGAAATTTTAAAGTATTCTATATCGTCTGAAATAATTTTTTCGTAAAACTTTTCAAGTTCGGCAAGTGTATCAATATCGGTATTAAAAAATATTTTCTGATTCTGTTCGTCTACAACAAGCGATGGCATTCCTTCTGAATACTGAATATACATATTTTCCTTAAAACATTTTTTAGGTAGTTGCGGCCAGCATGGGATACCGAGATTATTTGTTAAAATTTCGGTTGCTATTTTTTCATCTCTATGTGGCATACTGCCGATTGCAGTTGATAATTTAAGCATTTTCTAACATCTCTGAAACGATTCTGATATTTCTATCTGTTGCGCCTCGTTGAGCAACAACCGTTTCTCTTGCTTTTTTTCCCGTTTCAATTCTTAATTTCTGGTCGGTTAAAAGTTTTAGTACCGTCTCATAAAACTCTTGTGTATTATTTATCAAAAATGCAGCATGATTAGAAAGCAAGGCATTAGCTGACTCTTGAAAATTTCGTATATACTTGCCGAATATAACTGGTTTGCCAAGTTCTGCAGGTTCAAGAATATTATGTCCGCCGGATTCATCAAACAAACTGCCCCCGACGAAAACAATATCCGCAATACCATAGAAATCAAGCAGTTCACCGATAGTATCAAGTAAAAGACAGTTGATAGTTGATGGTTGATAGTTGATAGTTGATAGTTGGGTTTTACGGAAAAAACTTAGATTTTCTTTTTGTAGAATTTTTTCTATTTCTAAACATCTTTCAGGATAACGCGGTGCAACCACAAGTTTTAAGTTGTTAAACTGTGGAATTAATTTCTTATAGAGATTTATTACAATTTCTTCTTCTTTTTCTCGTGTGCTACCTGTGACAAAAATCAAATCAGTATCTTTAAATCCAAAGCCTGTTTTTCTGACTCCCGGTAACTGCATTCGTTGGTATGCTTCTGATTTAATATCGTATTTCATATTACCTGTTTTTATTACTTTCGTTTCATCATATCCCAACGCAATAAACTTTTTTCTGTCTGATTCTTCACGTGCACAGATAAAATCTATTTTTTTTAGAATTTCTGTAATGAATTCTTTCACAAATAAATATCTGCGAAAACTTTTATCTGACATTCTTGCGTTTATTGATACAATTTTTGCACCTTTCCGTTTGGCAGAAAAAACCAAATTAGGCCAGAGTTCGCTTTCAATAAGAACAAGCATTTCAGGTATAACTTTTAGAAATAATTTCTCAACACAAAACGGAATATCTATCGGCGCAAAAATAACCTTATCTGCAATTTTCTTGTCAACTGCATATTTATAACCGTATGGTGTCATTGTTAATATCAGGATTTGTTTTTCAGGAAACATTTTTTTTAGTTTAGTAATAAACAAAGTTATTGTTTTAAGTTCACCAACGGATGATGCATGAAACAGGATATATTTACCTTTTTCAATATCATAAAAACCAAGCCGCTGTTTTATACCGATTGCAATTTTGTCAAATGCAGCAAGTTTATACCGCCACACAAAGTACGGCAAAACGAATACAAATGCAAAACCAACCAGTATATTATAGATTAGCAGCACAGTAAGAAAAAACCTCGTCAACTGTAATATCTTTCATACATCTAAAATGCCCGCCAGGACATATCTGTGAACCTTTTGTGGAACACGGCTGACACGAGATATTTTTTGCAAACACTTTTGATTTTGCTGATTGCGGATAAAATCCAAACTCTTCAACTGTTGGTCCGAAAAATGCAACAACCGGAATTTTTAATGCTTCTGCAATATGCATTAAGCCGGTATCATTTGTAAGCAAATGCTTACATTTTGTCAGTACAACCGCAGTTTCTTGTAATGATAGTCCACAGAGATTTTTTGTCTTTTCGGTATACCCAATTTGATTTTTGATACTTTCACAATACTCAAAATCAGTTTTTCCACCAAAAATAAGTATATTATAATTATACTTTTCTATAATTTTTTTTGCAAGTGCTATAAAATTTTCTTTAGGCCATCTTTTGGTTTTCCAGATAGCAACAGGACAGATACTGATATATTCAAATTTGTACAATTGTACAAATTTGTTTTTTATTTTTTCGTCTATAAAAAAATCAATCCCTTTGTTATCATCTACAACACCGAGTTGTTTGACTGCTGCTAAATATCTTTGGGCAACAGGTATTTTTTGTCGGTAAAAATTCAGCCCTAATTCAGTCAATAAAAATCTCTGAAACAGAAAGTTTTTGTATCTCACAATTTGTGCGTTAGAAAAAAGTGTTAAAATAAAACTTCTAAAATTTCTATGAATATCAATAATTATATTGTATTTTTCTGCTTTTATTTTTTTTGCAAATTTTATTAAATTACCGTTAAACAATACTAAATTTGAAATATAAGGATTGGCAGAAAGAATTTCAGCGTATTTTTCTTTCAGTATAAAATCAATCTGTGCTGATGGATATTTGTTTCGCAAGCATCTTATCAGCGGTGTTGCCAGAACAATATCGCCGATAGAACTCAATCGGACTATCAAAATTTTCATAATAGATTATTATACTTATCGGCAGGTAAAAGTCAATAAAAATTAAGGAGCAATGATAAAACCAAAACCTCCGCCTATGAATGTATGGATTATACATGCAAGGTCAGTATGTTTAGAAGCCCATACCCTATACTTTGCAATTAGTTTCTTCATTTTTTTATTCACCTCTCTTTTCAGTAAAAAATTGCCTTATGTTTTTCTAAAATGTAACAACTTTATCGCTTTCTTTTGCTTCCCACGCTTTCTCCTATTTATTCAGTTATCGGACATAGCTTTTTCTTTATTCAATTTTACATTATCTTCTTCCATTTATTACAGTTTATAAGTAACTCCTGCACCAAGCCATCTACCTGGTTGAGGAACGCCTTTTATTTCTTCATACTTTATATCAAGCAAATTAGTTCCCTCAATAAATATTTCCATATTATCTATACTTTTAGAAATTCTGCTATTCATAAGAAAATAACCAGTTTCACTAAGCCTTTCTTTATATATTAACTTCACTACAGGAATTATGTTCCAGTTAAGTGGACGACTGACTTCCAGAGAAAATTGGTTGGTTGGATATTGCAAAGCATATTTAGAATAATAGTCTTGAGTTTTTTTTGAACCCATCCAGGAATAATTGAAACGCGTCTCAAATGAATACAGGTTAAATTTTACTTCTGAATCAATTCCAAATATTCTGACTTCACCGATATTTTCTGCTTTCCAAGGACCTGTTTCTGTTGTACCTACCCAATCAATAAGGTTCGTTTGCTTACGGTCAAAAAGAGTAATAGAAGCATTAAAATGTTTCCCTTGAATAAAGTCCGCACCTGCTTCATAAGAAATTGCTTCTTCAGGTTTGAGTTCAGAATTTCCTTCATTAGCCGGGTCTTTATAATAAAGTTCAGTGAATGACGGACTTCTGAAAGCACGTCCTACAGAACTGCGTAATTTCCATAAAGGCGAAATCCAGTAACCGATTCCAAGAGTTGGAGATATCTGCTGTCCCCAGTTTGAATTATCTATTCTTAAACCAGCATCTAAATCTAAATTTGAAAATATAGAGGTGTGATATTCACTGAACAATGCTTGACGAGGTTGAATATGGTTACCTAGACGCTCACTTTCAATTTGATCCTGTGTTACTTCTCCACCTATAGTCAACTCTACTTTATTTCTCAGTGGGATATTAGCCTGTATTTCTCCTCCATAGAAATATGTTAAATGTTCGTTTACATACCATGTGGGACGGGTTATGTCCAGCATGTATTTATCATTGTGTTGACGATAAAATATTTTAGGTTGTAAACTTATTTTACCTATTTTATATACTACACCAAGTTTAGAAAAATATGTTTTGGTCCATTCTTTAGAAGGATAATTTCTTCCCGGAGTATAGAAGTCATATGCACCGAATTCTTTGTCCATAAAACCTAAACTTAAATTGATTTCTCCTTTTGCAATGTCCCAATTTGAATCAGAATAAAAATTAAAATTATCAAAATCAGTATCATACCGGAACCCATCAGATTTCTTTTTTTCTAAGGATACCTTCTGGCTGTAGTTATTCCATTTATTACCGTAAGATACAGAAACAAGTTGGGTATTATATTCAGCAAGTTTAACCTGACTAAATAATTCCTTATTTTTAGTTTTTTTTGTTACTATATTAACCACTCCACCAAATGCATCTGGGCCATAAACTGATGAACTGTGTCCCTGTAATACTTCTATTTTTTCAATATCATTCAGTGTTACCGGTAAATCCATATTATGATGAGCAGTTTGAGAATCATTGACTCGTACTCCATCAATAAGAATAAGTGTTTGTTGAAAAGTTGACCCACGCATAGTTACATCTGCCTGAACCCCGTAAGGACTTCGTTCCTGAATATCCGAACTTAAAACATGTTCTAATAATTCAGGAACTGAATTAGCTGGTGAGTTATTGATTTCTTTCTCATCAATTACTGATACATTACGAGTTACCTGTGAGAAAGTTTGAGAAATTCTTGTCCCGGTAACAACCACAGTACTTAAGGTAATCCATACATTAGTTTCTGCTTGAATTAAACCGGATGAAACTAACGCAAATGCAACTATTAAAACAAATTTTTTAGATATATTCATTCTTGAAATTCTCTGTTCCGAATTGTTTGATAATT comes from Elusimicrobiota bacterium and encodes:
- the waaF gene encoding lipopolysaccharide heptosyltransferase II, whose amino-acid sequence is MKILIVRLSSIGDIVLATPLIRCLRNKYPSAQIDFILKEKYAEILSANPYISNLVLFNGNLIKFAKKIKAEKYNIIIDIHRNFRSFILTLFSNAQIVRYKNFLFQRFLLTELGLNFYRQKIPVAQRYLAAVKQLGVVDDNKGIDFFIDEKIKNKFVQLYKFEYISICPVAIWKTKRWPKENFIALAKKIIEKYNYNILIFGGKTDFEYCESIKNQIGYTEKTKNLCGLSLQETAVVLTKCKHLLTNDTGLMHIAEALKIPVVAFFGPTVEEFGFYPQSAKSKVFAKNISCQPCSTKGSQICPGGHFRCMKDITVDEVFSYCAANL
- a CDS encoding carbamoyltransferase C-terminal domain-containing protein → MVYILGVNLSHDRSACLLKDGKILVAIEEERLDRLKHSRGILCNTVLRQNNTVSPMKSINYCLNYAGISLDTLDLIVGNIPGNDISAEILKKEIPIKNKNKIKTLPQPGHHLAHAFGVYFASPFKKSAILVVDATGNTTNNSIEAHTFFIGENNRINRIYQELLPVYPLPQNFFSLGFFYEYFTKQLDFYTNLLPADIPEQEVNTKYPEAGKLMGLAPYGKKRIHWEKLIRLENNGKIKIPIQDVKLKYARWKIQDKINDEKIGLKYENQFYKDIAYKVQNELEAAIVHLANDLYQKTKIKNLCFNGGVALNCVANRKILDNTPFKNIFILPPANDAGISIGCAYYGYYSLTGGKKRVPLNTVYLGKEYNEQEILTSLEKYSNIKWLKFRTYQELIKQTAKLISHKKIVGWFQKGAEMGPRALGHRSILADPREPKMKDKLNKRVKHREPFRPYAPSVLEEKVQDFFDIKHKSPFMLLVANVKKGKQKKIPSVVHIDGTVRLQTVNKVDNGIYYDLVKAFYNLTNIPMILNTSFNDNNEPIVETPEDAINCFLKTEMDYLVIGKFLIEI
- a CDS encoding AAA family ATPase, coding for MIIAVAGKGGVGKTTIAALIVKQLVKNNKTPVLAIDADPNSNLGYYLGMDWERTIADIREDEFKKNPAGISKVEWLNIKIQECVIETERGFDMLVMGRPEGPGCYCAVNNLLREFLKKLSSHYKYVVIDNEAGLEHLSRRTSNEVDILFIVAEPTKISIIAAENVNKTAESLPIRIQQKYLVLNKLHNENINKINGLETIGSIRYNNNFVDEFENKEDIFKIDNSEITTDIKKILGSSGIL
- a CDS encoding 3-deoxy-D-manno-octulosonic acid transferase produces the protein MLLIYNILVGFAFVFVLPYFVWRYKLAAFDKIAIGIKQRLGFYDIEKGKYILFHASSVGELKTITLFITKLKKMFPEKQILILTMTPYGYKYAVDKKIADKVIFAPIDIPFCVEKLFLKVIPEMLVLIESELWPNLVFSAKRKGAKIVSINARMSDKSFRRYLFVKEFITEILKKIDFICAREESDRKKFIALGYDETKVIKTGNMKYDIKSEAYQRMQLPGVRKTGFGFKDTDLIFVTGSTREKEEEIVINLYKKLIPQFNNLKLVVAPRYPERCLEIEKILQKENLSFFRKTQLSTINYQPSTINCLLLDTIGELLDFYGIADIVFVGGSLFDESGGHNILEPAELGKPVIFGKYIRNFQESANALLSNHAAFLINNTQEFYETVLKLLTDQKLRIETGKKARETVVAQRGATDRNIRIVSEMLENA
- a CDS encoding TonB-dependent receptor, producing the protein MNISKKFVLIVAFALVSSGLIQAETNVWITLSTVVVTGTRISQTFSQVTRNVSVIDEKEINNSPANSVPELLEHVLSSDIQERSPYGVQADVTMRGSTFQQTLILIDGVRVNDSQTAHHNMDLPVTLNDIEKIEVLQGHSSSVYGPDAFGGVVNIVTKKTKNKELFSQVKLAEYNTQLVSVSYGNKWNNYSQKVSLEKKKSDGFRYDTDFDNFNFYSDSNWDIAKGEINLSLGFMDKEFGAYDFYTPGRNYPSKEWTKTYFSKLGVVYKIGKISLQPKIFYRQHNDKYMLDITRPTWYVNEHLTYFYGGEIQANIPLRNKVELTIGGEVTQDQIESERLGNHIQPRQALFSEYHTSIFSNLDLDAGLRIDNSNWGQQISPTLGIGYWISPLWKLRSSVGRAFRSPSFTELYYKDPANEGNSELKPEEAISYEAGADFIQGKHFNASITLFDRKQTNLIDWVGTTETGPWKAENIGEVRIFGIDSEVKFNLYSFETRFNYSWMGSKKTQDYYSKYALQYPTNQFSLEVSRPLNWNIIPVVKLIYKERLSETGYFLMNSRISKSIDNMEIFIEGTNLLDIKYEEIKGVPQPGRWLGAGVTYKL
- a CDS encoding ParB N-terminal domain-containing protein, which gives rise to MTDIDISKIVVKKRIRNDLGDIKSLQDSIGNVGLIHPIAVNSNWELITGYRRLIAVKNLGWEKIKATVFHNTTELDEFDIELQENLKRKDFNPVELAEALLKRKQIYEKEHPETKKGQYGAKGRGTTILE
- a CDS encoding methionine synthase, whose translation is MLKLSTAIGSMPHRDEKIATEILTNNLGIPCWPQLPKKCFKENMYIQYSEGMPSLVVDEQNQKIFFNTDIDTLAELEKFYEKIISDDIEYFKISPEYAVGFYEFTRHLAISPSRYPAIKGQITGPITFGLKVTDRNNRSIFYNEQFVDVIVKALTMKARWQVKQLKIKNEKLKIIMFIDEPYLSAFGSAFTQVSREEVIKYLNEVSDGIHNENSLSGVHCCGNTDWSILMDTNIDIISFDAYSFFDGLVLYPEKLNQFLQRNGMLAWGLVPSSDAIHSETVETLIANFKQKIEILLKKNVNEQLLQERYIITPSCGCGSLDEKIAEKIVAYTKEISENLI